From one Desulfurobacterium thermolithotrophum DSM 11699 genomic stretch:
- a CDS encoding glycosyltransferase, whose amino-acid sequence MGNKKGISLLIPTYNRPHFLRRALISVLNQTRLPDEIIISDDNPHSTENFEAIKDLVEQYKGLIKYWKNNERLGVEKNYSKLLEEANYEYIKFLADDDLLHPEALELMEKVLNKYEDVVLVSSHRIPVNEEEEFIHGIEATKPLCKKDQILNGKEVIRKSLTDLKNYVGEFSTYMFRKSLLDINPFYFCNLHFRANADWVLWMYLLSKGNFFYYSRPLSFFTIHSQQDQANLKVQTLGFKERIKLILNEELHKTLKFF is encoded by the coding sequence ATGGGTAACAAAAAGGGAATAAGTTTGTTAATTCCTACTTATAACCGACCTCATTTCCTCCGTAGAGCTCTCATTTCTGTCTTGAATCAGACTAGACTTCCCGATGAAATAATAATTTCCGATGATAACCCTCATTCCACTGAAAACTTCGAGGCAATTAAAGACTTGGTAGAACAATACAAAGGACTGATAAAATATTGGAAAAATAATGAAAGGTTAGGTGTAGAAAAGAATTATTCCAAGTTATTAGAAGAAGCAAATTATGAGTATATAAAGTTTCTTGCAGATGATGATCTGTTGCATCCAGAAGCCTTAGAACTAATGGAAAAAGTCCTAAACAAGTATGAAGATGTTGTTCTTGTTTCCTCTCACAGAATTCCTGTCAACGAAGAAGAAGAGTTTATTCATGGCATAGAAGCTACTAAACCTTTATGTAAGAAAGATCAAATCCTAAATGGAAAAGAAGTAATAAGAAAATCTCTAACTGATTTAAAAAACTACGTAGGAGAGTTTTCAACCTATATGTTTAGAAAATCTCTTCTTGATATAAATCCTTTTTACTTTTGCAACTTACATTTTAGAGCAAACGCGGACTGGGTTTTATGGATGTATTTATTGTCAAAAGGTAATTTTTTTTACTACTCTCGTCCTTTATCTTTCTTTACTATTCATTCTCAACAAGATCAAGCTAATTTAAAAGTTCAAACTCTAGGATTTAAAGAACGTATTAAACTTATTCTTAATGAAGAACTTCACAAAACACTTAAATTTTTTTAA
- the trpS gene encoding tryptophan--tRNA ligase codes for MEKEILVSNVDKEMKIALEKYEEPKDIKRVLSGMRPTGKIHLGNYLGALKTWLELQDKAECFFFIADWHAITTSYHDTKDLADNTLEMMADWVAAGLDPEKSVLFVQSSVKEHAELHLLLSMITPVRWLERNPTYKEMMENLKDRELATYGFLGYPVLQTADIVLYKADTVPVGIDQIPHLELSREIARRFNRFFGKLFPEPRPYLSEAPKLPGLDGRKMSKSYGNCIYLADTEEEVNKKVMSMVTDPSRVRKTDPGHPEICSVFAYHKIFTPLDKTKELEEACKKGEIGCVQCKKELAKNLNNFLVPIREKRQSLLSNPSKLIEVFSEGSKKAREVAKKTMEEVRNAINFLKV; via the coding sequence ATGGAGAAGGAAATTCTCGTTAGCAACGTTGATAAAGAAATGAAAATTGCACTTGAAAAGTATGAAGAACCTAAAGATATAAAAAGAGTTCTTTCAGGAATGCGTCCAACCGGAAAAATTCACCTTGGAAATTACCTTGGAGCTCTAAAAACTTGGTTGGAACTTCAGGATAAAGCTGAGTGCTTCTTCTTCATTGCCGATTGGCATGCAATAACCACTTCTTATCACGACACTAAAGATTTGGCCGATAATACCCTTGAAATGATGGCAGATTGGGTGGCTGCCGGCTTGGATCCTGAAAAATCTGTTTTGTTTGTTCAGTCATCTGTAAAAGAGCATGCCGAGCTTCATCTTCTTTTAAGTATGATTACTCCTGTTAGATGGCTTGAGAGGAATCCAACTTACAAAGAAATGATGGAAAACCTAAAGGATAGAGAACTTGCAACTTACGGATTCCTTGGATATCCAGTTCTTCAAACCGCAGACATAGTTCTTTATAAAGCAGATACAGTCCCTGTTGGAATAGACCAAATTCCTCACTTAGAACTTTCTCGCGAAATTGCTCGTAGATTTAACAGATTTTTTGGAAAACTTTTCCCTGAACCTCGTCCCTACCTTTCCGAAGCACCAAAGCTTCCAGGACTTGACGGTAGAAAAATGAGCAAATCCTACGGAAACTGCATATACTTGGCAGATACCGAAGAAGAGGTAAACAAAAAGGTAATGTCAATGGTTACTGACCCTTCAAGGGTCAGGAAAACCGATCCTGGACATCCCGAAATTTGTTCTGTTTTTGCTTATCACAAAATATTCACTCCACTAGATAAGACTAAAGAGCTTGAAGAAGCTTGCAAGAAAGGAGAAATTGGCTGTGTTCAATGTAAAAAAGAACTTGCCAAAAATTTAAACAACTTTTTAGTGCCAATAAGGGAGAAAAGACAGTCTCTACTTTCTAATCCTTCTAAACTCATTGAGGTTTTTTCTGAAGGTTCAAAGAAGGCAAGAGAAGTTGCTAAAAAAACAATGGAAGAAGTTAGAAATGCTATAAACTTCTTAAAGGTTTGA
- a CDS encoding class I SAM-dependent methyltransferase, with protein MKLSTTGNAERNLLYIPKNIKKLEEKKYSLGRELLKDGIPRGTTYFIAAERIKNESKVLEVGCSYGYFGKQLKNLKQVNIVGIDIDRKALAEAKKTGAYDTLLEMNLESFQSLYELKNRYYESFDTILCLDVLEHIRNINELFLTLISLLKPKGELIVSIPNIGHLDIIYNLLIGRFNYSLLGILDNTHLRFFTEDSFRDWIQIISEDNELNLQVELIGQTFSDRIELSGELDDNLQEYVIKKLISMSKKVNNKNLFVVQNLFSVRRYNG; from the coding sequence ATGAAACTGAGTACTACAGGAAATGCTGAAAGAAATCTGCTTTACATTCCTAAGAATATAAAAAAACTAGAAGAAAAAAAGTACAGTTTAGGAAGGGAACTTTTGAAGGACGGTATTCCTAGAGGAACTACCTACTTTATTGCTGCGGAAAGAATAAAAAATGAAAGCAAAGTTTTAGAAGTAGGCTGTTCTTATGGTTATTTTGGTAAGCAACTAAAGAATTTAAAACAGGTAAATATAGTTGGAATAGATATTGATAGAAAAGCTTTAGCTGAAGCTAAAAAAACAGGTGCTTATGATACATTGTTAGAGATGAATTTAGAATCTTTCCAATCTCTTTATGAGTTAAAAAATAGATACTATGAAAGCTTCGATACTATTTTGTGTTTAGATGTTTTAGAACATATAAGAAATATAAATGAACTTTTTTTGACTTTAATTTCTTTGCTGAAACCCAAAGGGGAACTAATAGTAAGTATTCCTAACATAGGACATTTAGACATTATTTACAATCTATTAATTGGAAGATTTAATTATTCTCTTCTAGGAATACTTGATAACACTCATCTAAGGTTCTTTACTGAAGATTCTTTTAGGGACTGGATTCAGATTATATCTGAAGATAACGAGTTGAACTTACAAGTAGAGTTGATTGGACAAACATTCTCAGATCGGATAGAACTATCTGGAGAGTTGGATGATAATCTACAAGAGTATGTAATAAAGAAGCTGATTTCAATGAGTAAAAAAGTGAACAATAAAAATTTATTTGTCGTTCAAAATTTGTTCTCAGTTAGGAGATATAATGGGTAA
- a CDS encoding glycosyltransferase family 2 protein — MTDFKYLKLKFSEKERIEIIKNLLEIYKKRLSKSTSNEKYIRPPFSVIVVTHNSFSTIEPLFASLKASITDRDEIIIVDNASKDETLSLVEKFTEENNIKNIKILSLKENIGYAAAINKGVKISKHNYLAFVNPDTVLPNNWITIVYEHLKEKQVGAVGAISNYVIDFQNILRFSNLAKILKDEDFCRYVNLINEHLRNLYKGQFEEKNFLVGFFLATKKEVFKEVGKFDKELFLGMDDLDYSLKLREHGYKLILPKDLFIYHQGHVSFKKNKEAEKLKELTENTFAEKLVKKYGFGKVPLPEKLWADKDAIYFAAFVPTNPKYRFMFKFLDKDIDFRHVAQEILRKPKIGIVTVTYFSSNDIYIMAKSLFNSTYQNFHWYIIDHSEDKEEFERLKKSVSILSKEKITVINRKNSGYAAGINFGTNLALKDSCEYIWILNPDVEVESNTLLELLKTSLFTGVPVVTCKMKDSLERDKLQYDGFKANYRPFSDYPQRIRKVFFLSGANIFLKSDVVKKIKFNENYFLYFEDNDFHEKLQKIGIEPIYTPYATIYHKNKNETFPNSPIEVYYFYRNLIYFFKRKADYPFIIKNLKFAYEHFFSKKKNLRALISAIYDGTFNILGKKDLSSKFRALKDDNKILKEYLQLRRISKVLALEKGRNYLLLKPRHSEIFFKYLKDAVSIMFYSEERNGRKS; from the coding sequence ATGACAGATTTTAAATATCTTAAACTTAAATTTTCTGAAAAAGAAAGAATTGAAATAATAAAGAACCTACTGGAAATTTATAAAAAGAGATTATCTAAATCAACCTCAAATGAAAAGTACATACGACCTCCTTTTTCTGTTATAGTCGTTACTCATAATTCTTTCTCGACTATAGAACCTTTATTTGCGTCTCTCAAAGCTTCTATAACTGATAGAGACGAAATAATAATTGTTGATAATGCCTCAAAAGATGAAACTCTTTCTTTAGTTGAAAAATTTACAGAAGAAAACAATATTAAGAATATAAAAATTTTAAGCCTTAAAGAAAACATAGGCTATGCAGCAGCGATAAATAAGGGAGTAAAGATATCTAAACATAACTATCTTGCTTTTGTTAATCCCGATACTGTCCTTCCAAACAATTGGATTACTATTGTTTACGAACATCTCAAAGAAAAACAGGTTGGAGCAGTAGGTGCAATTTCAAATTATGTTATTGATTTTCAAAATATACTAAGATTTTCCAACCTTGCTAAAATTCTTAAAGATGAAGACTTCTGCAGATATGTAAACTTGATTAACGAACACTTAAGAAATCTATACAAAGGGCAATTTGAGGAGAAAAATTTTCTTGTTGGTTTCTTCTTAGCAACTAAGAAAGAAGTTTTTAAGGAAGTTGGTAAGTTTGATAAAGAACTCTTTTTGGGAATGGATGATCTAGACTACTCTTTAAAATTAAGAGAACACGGATATAAACTTATTCTCCCTAAAGATCTTTTTATTTATCATCAAGGACATGTATCTTTTAAAAAGAATAAAGAAGCCGAGAAACTCAAAGAATTAACAGAAAATACATTTGCAGAAAAACTAGTTAAAAAATATGGATTTGGAAAAGTTCCTCTTCCTGAGAAACTTTGGGCTGATAAAGATGCAATTTATTTTGCAGCTTTTGTACCAACAAACCCTAAATATAGGTTTATGTTCAAGTTTTTAGATAAGGATATAGATTTCCGTCATGTAGCTCAAGAAATTTTAAGAAAACCAAAAATTGGAATTGTCACTGTTACTTACTTTTCTTCTAACGATATATATATTATGGCAAAAAGTTTATTCAATTCGACTTATCAAAATTTTCATTGGTACATTATAGATCATTCCGAAGACAAAGAAGAATTTGAACGTTTAAAGAAATCAGTTTCAATTTTGTCTAAAGAGAAAATAACAGTAATAAATAGAAAAAATTCTGGTTACGCAGCAGGTATAAATTTTGGTACTAACTTAGCTCTCAAAGATAGCTGCGAATATATTTGGATTTTAAATCCAGATGTAGAAGTAGAATCAAACACACTTTTAGAACTTTTAAAAACCTCTTTATTTACTGGAGTTCCTGTTGTAACCTGTAAAATGAAAGATTCTTTGGAAAGAGATAAACTTCAATACGATGGATTTAAAGCTAATTATAGACCTTTTTCAGATTATCCTCAAAGAATACGTAAGGTTTTCTTCCTATCCGGAGCTAATATATTTTTAAAATCAGATGTAGTTAAAAAGATAAAATTTAATGAAAATTATTTTCTCTATTTTGAGGACAACGATTTTCATGAAAAATTACAGAAGATAGGTATTGAACCCATTTATACTCCGTATGCTACTATTTATCACAAAAATAAAAACGAGACCTTTCCGAATTCTCCTATAGAAGTTTACTATTTTTACAGAAATCTAATTTATTTCTTTAAAAGAAAAGCAGATTATCCCTTTATAATTAAAAATCTAAAATTTGCCTATGAGCACTTCTTTTCTAAAAAGAAAAATTTAAGAGCTCTAATTTCTGCAATTTACGATGGTACATTTAACATTTTAGGAAAAAAAGACCTTTCCTCTAAATTTCGTGCCTTAAAAGACGATAATAAAATTTTAAAGGAATATTTACAACTTAGAAGGATAAGTAAGGTGCTTGCTCTTGAAAAAGGAAGAAATTATCTACTCCTAAAACCAAGACATTCCGAAATATTTTTTAAATATTTAAAAGACGCTGTTTCTATCATGTTTTATTCGGAGGAAAGAAATGGAAGAAAAAGTTAG
- the ribD gene encoding bifunctional diaminohydroxyphosphoribosylaminopyrimidine deaminase/5-amino-6-(5-phosphoribosylamino)uracil reductase RibD, producing the protein MTQDEKFMKLAISEAYKAKGRTLPNPAVGAVIVKDGKVIATGYHERAGLPHAESVAISKAGEKAKGATLYVTLEPCNHYGKTPPCSEKIIKAGIKRVVVGIRDPNPVARGGVEKLKNAGIEVKVGVLEKECFELIDDFIVNLKEKRPFVSLKLAATLDGKIADYKGNSKWITSEESRKLVHILRSYHNAVMVGIGTVLKDDPLLNVRKVPADVQPKAIVVDPHLKIPLSCRLIKSRSEDLIIITTRESMLSDKALILKGKGVKLLEAGENSIELKIALEKLKGEFGIYSVMCEGGSKLAWSLLEGNLIDKFYLFYAPKILGGKGMSMFDGSFSIEDAHQIRLFSINSVSNDLLIKAYRVEAI; encoded by the coding sequence ATGACCCAAGATGAAAAGTTTATGAAACTTGCTATTAGCGAAGCTTATAAAGCTAAAGGGAGAACCCTTCCTAATCCTGCAGTTGGGGCTGTTATAGTTAAAGATGGCAAAGTAATAGCAACAGGTTATCATGAAAGAGCTGGACTTCCCCATGCAGAAAGCGTAGCAATAAGTAAAGCGGGGGAGAAAGCAAAAGGAGCAACCCTTTATGTAACTCTCGAACCCTGCAACCACTATGGGAAGACTCCCCCCTGTTCAGAAAAAATAATAAAAGCAGGAATAAAAAGAGTTGTGGTTGGAATTAGAGATCCAAATCCTGTTGCTAGAGGGGGAGTTGAAAAATTAAAAAATGCAGGAATAGAAGTAAAGGTTGGAGTTCTTGAAAAAGAGTGTTTTGAACTTATAGATGATTTTATCGTTAATTTAAAGGAAAAACGCCCTTTTGTTTCCTTAAAACTTGCAGCAACACTTGATGGAAAAATTGCAGATTATAAGGGAAATTCCAAGTGGATAACTTCCGAAGAATCGCGAAAACTTGTCCATATTCTAAGAAGCTATCACAACGCTGTAATGGTTGGAATTGGAACAGTTCTAAAAGATGACCCTTTGCTTAACGTTAGAAAAGTTCCGGCGGATGTTCAACCAAAAGCAATAGTTGTTGATCCCCACTTAAAAATTCCTCTAAGTTGCCGATTAATAAAAAGTAGAAGTGAAGACTTGATAATTATCACTACAAGGGAAAGTATGCTTTCTGATAAAGCTTTAATTTTAAAAGGAAAAGGGGTTAAACTACTAGAAGCAGGTGAAAATTCTATTGAACTTAAGATTGCTTTGGAGAAGTTGAAAGGAGAGTTCGGTATTTACTCAGTTATGTGTGAAGGTGGTTCAAAGTTAGCGTGGAGTTTGTTAGAAGGGAATTTAATTGACAAATTCTATTTATTTTACGCTCCTAAAATTTTGGGTGGAAAGGGAATGTCAATGTTTGATGGTAGCTTTTCGATAGAGGATGCTCATCAAATCAGGCTCTTCTCGATCAATAGTGTGAGTAATGATTTACTAATTAAAGCTTACAGGGTAGAGGCAATATAA